A genomic stretch from Bacteroidota bacterium includes:
- a CDS encoding GNAT family N-acyltransferase, whose protein sequence is MEQVIDPIDRDLLEDELSKGYFVRDTNKGNNTIYIINHHNCPNVMQEIGRLREVTFRASGGGTGNKVDIDEFDTAENCYEQLIVFSEEDREIIGGYRFIDCNKAIDKKTGELHLSTSHYFDFSPKFISEYLPATLELGRSWVQPNFQPAVNPRKGIFALDNIWDGLGALVVKNPHIKYFFGKVTMYGSYNREARNLILYFLGRYFPDKENLLKPHHPLQIEGDTSTMEKLFSGLDFDDGFKILNQSVRNLGVNIPPLVNIYMNLSPTMKTFGTACNPDFGDVEETGLMVTIADIYPEKKERHVNSYKI, encoded by the coding sequence ATGGAACAAGTAATAGACCCTATCGATAGAGACTTATTAGAAGATGAATTGTCGAAAGGTTATTTTGTAAGAGATACCAATAAAGGGAATAACACTATATATATTATCAACCACCACAATTGCCCAAATGTGATGCAAGAAATAGGACGATTGCGTGAGGTAACCTTTAGAGCATCTGGGGGGGGCACTGGCAACAAAGTTGATATTGATGAATTTGATACCGCCGAAAATTGCTATGAACAGTTGATCGTTTTTAGTGAGGAAGACAGAGAAATAATAGGGGGCTACCGTTTCATCGATTGTAATAAAGCAATTGATAAAAAAACTGGCGAACTACACTTATCTACTAGTCATTATTTTGATTTCAGCCCCAAATTTATCAGTGAATATTTACCTGCTACACTAGAGTTAGGCCGCAGTTGGGTACAACCAAATTTTCAGCCCGCTGTAAATCCACGAAAAGGGATATTTGCACTCGATAATATTTGGGATGGCCTAGGTGCATTGGTAGTCAAAAACCCACATATCAAATATTTTTTTGGTAAAGTTACCATGTATGGCAGTTATAATAGGGAAGCCCGAAATTTAATTTTATATTTTTTAGGTCGTTATTTCCCTGATAAAGAAAATTTATTAAAGCCTCACCACCCACTACAAATAGAGGGCGATACAAGCACCATGGAAAAACTTTTTTCGGGACTCGATTTCGATGACGGTTTCAAAATATTAAACCAAAGTGTACGAAATTTAGGAGTGAATATTCCACCCTTAGTTAATATATATATGAATCTTTCGCCTACCATGAAAACCTTTGGGACCGCCTGCAATCCAGATTTTGGCGATGTGGAGGAAACAGGCTTGATGGTGACCATCGCAGATATTTATCCTGAAAAGAAAGAACGGCACGTTAAT
- a CDS encoding 1-acyl-sn-glycerol-3-phosphate acyltransferase → MEETEKKFIDIEKLFRSKNPTLLKWLPRFILRYVKRLLHEDQINDFMRRHKNSDAYEFSAGVPIEMGVTIESTGLENIPPTGRVVIIANHPLGGLDGMSLVPEIAKVRKDISFIVNDLLLNLTNLKEIFVGVNKHGRSATAQMQELDKIFGSEKAVFLFPAGLVSRKIDGKIQDLEWKKTFVTRARKYQSPIVPVYIYGQNRPFFYNLSLWRKRLGIKANIEMILLPDQMYKQKGQKIKFVVGKPITPEELAKHPNDKEAAKWIREQLYSLKSQIK, encoded by the coding sequence ATGGAGGAAACAGAGAAAAAATTCATCGATATTGAAAAGTTGTTTCGCAGCAAGAATCCCACTTTGCTCAAATGGCTACCACGCTTTATATTAAGATATGTTAAGCGGCTACTGCATGAAGACCAGATAAATGATTTCATGCGGAGGCACAAAAACTCTGATGCGTACGAATTTTCAGCGGGTGTTCCAATTGAAATGGGCGTAACTATTGAGTCAACAGGTTTGGAAAATATCCCTCCTACTGGTAGGGTTGTTATTATAGCTAATCACCCCTTGGGCGGACTTGATGGAATGAGCTTGGTGCCCGAGATTGCAAAGGTTCGCAAAGACATTAGTTTTATAGTGAATGATTTATTGCTCAACCTCACTAATTTGAAGGAAATTTTTGTAGGTGTTAATAAACATGGTAGATCGGCAACTGCACAAATGCAAGAGCTTGATAAAATTTTCGGATCAGAAAAAGCTGTTTTCCTTTTCCCCGCAGGTTTGGTTTCTCGCAAAATAGATGGAAAGATTCAAGACCTTGAATGGAAAAAAACTTTTGTGACTCGTGCACGCAAATACCAATCGCCCATAGTACCGGTATATATATATGGCCAAAACCGACCTTTCTTTTATAACCTGTCATTGTGGCGTAAACGGTTGGGAATCAAAGCAAATATTGAAATGATATTGTTGCCCGACCAAATGTATAAACAAAAGGGACAAAAGATAAAATTTGTTGTGGGTAAACCTATCACCCCCGAAGAGTTAGCCAAACATCCCAATGATAAAGAAGCGGCAAAATGGATACGTGAACAGTTATATAGTCTAAAGTCTCAAATCAAATAA
- a CDS encoding class I SAM-dependent rRNA methyltransferase: protein MSFPILTLKPDRQRSLINRHPWVFSGAVQNLPKAETGDIIEVHDNKGQWLGYGFFDERSEIVCKIFEYDDPHAIIDQAYWQKRLSLAYNLRKNLLDLSNTNCFRLVHAEGDSLPGMIADVYDNTVVMQILHKGTQNILDDIAFSLCNLGFEYIYLKTKKSSKHIEDINLPQGWCGKEGNPIINVKENGLNYQVDIENGQKTGFFLDQRDNRFLLRQYSKNKSVLNAFCYTGGFSVSALKGDAAQITSVDISKSAVDACNYNMRENFGSDAPHTSFAADCFDYLRGMPAGQFDVIVLDPPAFAKHARAVPQASRGYKDINMLAIQKIKPGGIIFTFSCSKNIDTVLFRKIVFGAAADARRNVRIIHQLTQGVDHPINIYHPEGEYLKGLVLYIE, encoded by the coding sequence GTGAGCTTCCCAATACTAACCCTAAAACCTGATCGCCAACGCAGCTTAATTAATAGACACCCTTGGGTATTTAGCGGGGCCGTGCAAAATTTACCGAAAGCTGAAACGGGCGATATCATTGAAGTGCACGACAACAAAGGCCAATGGCTGGGTTATGGTTTTTTTGATGAACGCAGTGAAATCGTTTGTAAAATTTTTGAATACGACGACCCTCATGCTATTATTGACCAAGCTTATTGGCAAAAAAGATTATCTTTAGCATATAACCTTCGAAAAAATTTGCTCGACTTATCCAATACCAATTGTTTCCGCTTGGTGCATGCCGAAGGCGATTCATTGCCAGGTATGATTGCCGATGTATATGATAATACCGTGGTGATGCAGATATTGCATAAAGGCACACAAAATATATTGGATGATATCGCTTTTTCACTTTGCAATTTAGGATTTGAATATATCTATCTAAAAACCAAAAAAAGCAGCAAACATATTGAAGATATAAATTTGCCGCAAGGCTGGTGCGGCAAGGAAGGCAACCCCATCATTAACGTGAAAGAAAATGGATTAAATTATCAAGTAGATATAGAAAATGGGCAGAAAACGGGATTCTTTTTGGACCAACGCGATAATCGTTTTTTATTAAGACAATACAGCAAAAATAAAAGTGTGCTCAATGCTTTTTGCTATACTGGCGGTTTTTCTGTATCGGCTCTTAAAGGTGATGCGGCACAAATTACCTCGGTTGATATATCAAAATCGGCAGTGGATGCGTGCAATTATAATATGAGAGAAAATTTTGGAAGTGATGCCCCTCATACTTCATTCGCTGCTGATTGTTTCGATTATTTACGCGGCATGCCTGCGGGTCAATTTGATGTGATAGTGCTTGACCCGCCAGCATTTGCCAAGCATGCAAGAGCAGTTCCGCAAGCCAGCCGGGGCTATAAAGACATTAATATGTTGGCTATCCAAAAAATAAAACCCGGAGGTATCATATTTACCTTTTCGTGTTCCAAAAATATTGATACGGTATTGTTTCGCAAGATAGTTTTTGGGGCTGCTGCCGATGCCCGTCGCAATGTGAGAATAATTCACCAACTGACCCAGGGCGTGGATCATCCCATTAATATATATCATCCCGAA